The genomic interval TAAAtgaatgcttacttttatcaaccacgttATAACAAAGACGCTGCAtttttttactcacacagatgtagcttctgcaaccgcaaacttttacatgaattttaagttatagcgccgTGTCACcggcacagctgatggagaaagccgaggcgctttgctcaaatgacattaaagcacaccctcgagtgtaatcttgcgattatacaactattactgATATTactgatttgagcacattctaaatgtcttgttgaccaatcagattgcttggtcagAACTACTTTTTGTATAATAATACTTAAGGTGTTTCATACATTTCGGTTTCACCATGTTGAAATTCTAGCACTTTTTTACACAGCTCCCTCCTTTCAGTGTACCACAATGTTTGGGACATTGGCCTTACAGctttgtttgtatgtatgtacttTAACTGTGGAGCAGAGGGACATATCAAGGATAAAAGTGTTTTTGTCCCAAACATTATAGAGGTTACTGTGCAGAGGAAGTAGCCTTGTGTTTGTAAAATATGTGTGAGAGCATTCAGTTGTAGTGATTCatggacaaaacacagaaactgacGGAAGTGAGGAGCCACGTAACTGCAACCCGATGAATCACTAGTCAAACAGCAACATCTTTCATTGAAGAGGTCACTGTATCTTTGTATTACATTGACAACAGTGTCATCGAGTTTTCTTAAACTACCTTCATTTTTCACTTCATATTACTGTATTACTCATATTTATGTTTATAACATTATTCATTTGAACCTTGTATTGTAATCTCCCACTCCTTGACTTCttaagtgatttttattttagtatttataTACACTACCTCTGTTATTTGACTGGTTGGTGAACTCCGATGTTGAAGCTGAGAAAGCCTCTAGTGCTGCTGAGTCACTTATGTTGTCATCCTGCCAAACACAGTTGTTTCTTTATTGTTGTaatctttatatttttctgtatttgtgatTGCACCAATTTAATACATTGTTTATTATGTGAGGCGTCAAAGGTGGAACATATAGAAGATGTTGTGCATGGTTTTATAAAAGGTACCATAGAAATATTCTTGCTTATTTTAAAAGCAAGAatatttctttcagtgtttgttaTTCAGACTGATTGATGCACTTAATGATTAGAGTAACTATGAATATCATCAGTCTAAGTGGTAGCGATGTAAACAGTGATGAGTAAATAAAAGTATGTGGActatgaaattatgtttttctgaTCTCGTGTTTGTTCTAACGATGTAGCTTTGTAAGGTGATCAGAATACCAGATTCACACTGaagtcttattttattttgtcttatctACACTTCTATGTTCCTGTATTTACCAGGCAAAAATACTGTTTCAGTTCCTTTCCTGAATaacatttcatattaaaaatatattatgaGGTCATAAAGTATGCTGTTTTAATAAACTATTAAACTaattttaaaagctgtttaaatAGTATAGTCTTTGTTACATTGACAGGAGACACGACGCGTATGTTTCAGACTTTAAACCACATTTTGTTGAAAGTAATATCGTTTACCTCACTAACActttgaatttattttcataCCGAGGTATTATTACTTTAACTTCAGTCAATGGCTATATGTTTTGACGCCAAATGCTCCGACTGAAGCGACGGAGGTGAAAAATCTAACCGAAGGCGGAAATACTTAGTGACACACTCGCACTGCCGGAACTTTTCAGTGTGACACCAAGCGGAAGTAAGCAAGTAAACCGCTAGCAGCGTTAGCTTTTTGAATGTGTTCAGTTGGCGGGAGGACGGCGGTGTGGCTATATCTACCGTTAAATGTTCCACTTGTAACGAAGCAGCGATGTCTTCGGTTCAGTATCTGAAAGAGTTCATCAACCAGCgactaactgctgctgctgaggagatATTCAGAGTTTTGGAAAAAACCATCGTCGAGTACGAAGATGTGGTCGACCGTCAGCGCAAACTGCTGGATAATGTTTGGCAACCTGAAATGGCGTTAAACATGACAGGTCTGTTAAACCAGAATGGTCTTAATAAATACTTACGACGGAATGTGACttatatttgaattatttaacgGACGTGTTTCACTTTTCTCCATCCAGGAAACGGGTCAAACTTTAAACATATATAAATAGAGATCTAGACTTGATGAACAAGTTGAGTCCGGTAACTGTTTCATCAAATGCTACTATACGTCGACTGTTGATATTTGGACTAGATTAACCTAGAGAGGCTAAAGACCTGGCGGCGACTGGGAGATTTGACTGTTCTTCCGCACGCCTATGAAAGACTGtttcctcatttcattttttgattcCCTTTAAGATCTTCTCTCTCGCGCTCACATAAGTagaaaagtaatttttttctctttgaaataGTCACACATCTTCGTAGGTTAAATTTTGTTCACTTACTCTCCATTAATTCAAGCCTACTTGTTAATTAAGGCCAGGTTTCATGAGTATAAATGTAGGGATTTTTAAAGCTGGACCTGGTCTATTGTCTGGACAGAGAAAAATCACTGAGATaacctttttgttgttgttgctttcataaataaacatttcacaGCTTTGACGGTGAGTGTCAAAAAGCAAGAACGATCAAACGAGAATGCACTAATATCACAATGTGTGGTGCAaaattgtaattattttaacaaaactttACCTTTTACTGTAGAATCTGAAGCTAACTTcagcattgtcattgtcacatTTGTAaccttcttctgtctttgttccTCCAGATCTCCCACAGCAGCATGTctgtaaggaggaggaggttctcACTGACCAGCAGCTCTGTAACCAGGAGAAGAACTCCAGTCTGGACCAGGACCCAGAGCCCCTACAGATTATTGAAGAACAGGAGGAAATCTGCAGCagtcaggagggagagcagcttGTACTGGCATGGGAGACTGATACCTTTATGTTGACTTCTGATCATGAGGAAACTGACCACAGTGAACCAGAACCAGACAGTGACCACCAGCtcctctctcacagctctcCTGTAGCTGAGAGTCAAGATCAGAGAGGAAGCGAACATGAGGACTCAGGATCAACTAGAAATGCAGAACCAAAGCCACAGAAGAGACGACgcaaaaacagcagtgacagtgacgATGAATACATCCCTCCCATGTCAAAGCGTGACTCTCGGACTCGCAGAGATGGAAAGTCTTTCAAACGTGACACTAGTGGGAAAGATTTTGTGCGTAGCCTTGTCTTGAATAGACATCCGAGAAgtcacacacatgaaaaaccaCATTCGTGTGAAACATGTGGGAAAAGTTTTAGACGTAGTAGTGAGTTGAATGTTCACATAAGAactcacacaggtgagaagccCTACCCCTGCAACACCTGTGGGAAAGGATTTATTTCTGTGTCAATACTGAAAAGGCACATAAGAactcacacaggtgagaagccGTTCCTGTGCAACACCTGTGGTAAAAAGTTTAGTTACAAATCAACATTTATCAACcatatgaacaaacacacaggtgagaagccACATTCATGCAAAACATGTGGGAAGAGTCTCAGCAGTAGAGCGGGCCTGTTAAGCCACATGAAAACTCACACGAGTGAGAAGCCGTATATTTGCTACACCTGTGAGAAAAGCTTTAGAGAAACCTCAGCACTGAGGATGCACATGAGGattcacacagaggaaaagccATTTACTTGTGAAACGTGTGGGAAAGGTTTTAAACGTAATGGTGATTTAACAATCCACAAAAGACttcacacaggtgagaaaccaTACTCCTGCAACACCTGTGGGAAAAGATTCTATCACCCGTCAAACTTGAGAAGCCATGAAAGAATTCATACGGGTTAAGAGTCAGACATTTACATAACACAAGGGGGAGAGCTGTCAGACTCAGGTTCGTTGACAGCTCACGTGAGAGGAGCCCACACTGGTGAGAGGTCAAATCACTGCAACACCTGAGAGGAaagtctgtgtgtctcagttgAGGAGGTACATAAGATCACATACAGGCTAGTTGCTTTGTGTTGGCAAAAGATGTAGACTTCAGTTTTTGGAAACTTCAGTTTTTAGAAAATCAATTTCAatctaaatacattttctgtaagCATTTGTATATtaagtaattttattttgtgttatgtGTACTTCTATGTTACTGTATTTACCAGGCAAAAATACTGTTTCAGCTCCTTTCCTGAATaaaatttcatattaaaaatatattatggGGTCATAAAGTATGCTGTATGCTGCAATCAAGGGCTACGTGTTTTGACGCCAAATGATTGTTTATGAAATGGCTCGGGAAGTTAATAAAATCCAGTAAACCAGTCTGATTTACCCGTGAGGTGAAAAATTAACCGGGGGCGGAAATACTTAGTGACTCACTCGCACCGCCGGAACTTCTCAGTGTGACACTCTGCGGAAGTAAGCAAGTAAAGCGCTAGCAGCGTTAGCTTTGTGAATGTGTTCAATCAGCAGGAGGACGGTGGTGTGTTTACCGTTAAATATTCCACCTGTAACGAAGCAGCGATGTCTTCGGTTCAGTATCTGAAAGACTTTATCAACCAGCGACTAACTGTTGCTGCTGAGGAGATATTCAGAGTCTTGGAAAAAACCACCGTCGAGTACGAAGAAGAGGTCGACCGTCAGCGCAGACTGCTGGATATCGTTTTGAAACCTGAGATAAAGTTACACAGAATAGGTCTGTAAAACCAGAATGGTCATaataaatttcattttgttcactTACTCTCCTAATTCTTATATTAAATACAACGTTGTCACATAATCTCCCATTTTTCTTAAAACATTTCCTAAAGACTTGGACTTGTAATGAATTGCAAACCACTAGTGGATATGTTCTGGTTATACTGTTAACCTGCTAAATGGCCATATTTCTGTGTTCACAAAAAGAATAACGGCTTCACAAAACTGACACTGTTTAAACCAGTATTTATACTCTCCTTGTTTCTGAATTCTAGATTTGGGAATTATAATGTTCTTTACATGGACCTGGTCTGACCTTTTTATTGTTCTATgtcatgtgtctgtttattcCTCCAGATCTCCCACAGCAGCATGTctgtaaggaggaggaggttctcACTGACCAGCAGCTCTGTAACCAGGAGAGGAACTCCAGTCTGGACCAAGAGGAACCACTACAGattaaagaggaacaggaggaaatctgcagcagtcaggagggagagcagcttGTACTGAAGCAGGAGACTGATACATTTATATTGACTTCTGATCATGAGGAAACTGACCACAGTGAACCAGAACCAGACAGTGACCACCAGCtcctctctcacagctctcCTGTAGCTGAGAGTCAAGATCAGAGAGGAAGCAAACATGAGGACTCAGGATCAACTAGAAATGCAGAACCAAAGCCACAGAAGAGACGACGCAAAAACAGGAGTCACAGTGATAATGAATACAACTCTCCCATGTCAAAGAGTGACTCTAATACTCAGAGAAGTGAAAGGCCTTTCAAATGTGACACTTGTGGAAAAGCCTTTAAGCAGAAGTGCAGATTGAACAAACATCTGAAAactcacacaggtgagaaaccaTATTCCTGTGAAACATGTGGGAAAAGTTTTATATGTAGCGGGGACCTGAAAGTCCACATAAGAACTCACACAGGCGAGAAGCCGTTCCTGTGCAACACCTGTGGTCAAAGATTTCGTTACAAATCAACATTTATCAACCatattaacaaacacacaggtgagaagccACATTCATGCAAAATATGTGGGAAGAGTCTCAGCAGTAGAGCGGGCCTGTTAAGCCACGTGAAAACTCACACGAGTGAGAAGCCGTATATTTGCAACACTTGTGGTAAAAGATTTAGAGGATCTTCAGCGCTGAGGATGCACATGAGGATTCACACAGACGAGAAGCCATTTACTTGCGAAACATGTGGGAAAGGTTTTAAACGTAATGGTGATTTGACAATCCACAAAAGACttcacacaggtgagaaaccaTACTCCTGCAACACCTGTGGGAAAAGATTCTATCACCCGTCAAACTTGAAAAACCATGAAAGAATTC from Lates calcarifer isolate ASB-BC8 linkage group LG7_1, TLL_Latcal_v3, whole genome shotgun sequence carries:
- the LOC108887446 gene encoding LOW QUALITY PROTEIN: zinc finger protein OZF (The sequence of the model RefSeq protein was modified relative to this genomic sequence to represent the inferred CDS: inserted 1 base in 1 codon) translates to MSSVQYLKEFINQRLTAAAEEIFRVLEKTIVEYEDVVDRQRKLLDNVWQPEMALNMTDLPQQHVCKEEEVLTDQQLCNQERNSSLDQEEPLQIKEEQEEICSSQEGEQLVLKQETDTFILTSDHEETDHSEPEPDSDHQLLSHSSPVAESQDQRGSKHEDSGSTRNAEPKPQKRRRKNRSHSDNEYNSPMSKSDSNTQRSERPFKCDTCGKAFKQKCRLNKHLKTHTGEKPYSCETCGKSFICSGDLKVHIRTHTGEKPFLCNTCGQRFRYKSTFINHINKHTGEKPHSCKICGKSLSSRAGLLSHVKTHTSEKPYICNTCGKRFRGSSALRMHMRIHTDEKPFTCETCGKGFKRNGDLTIHKRLHTGEKPYSCNTCGKRFYHPSNLKNHERIHXGEKSNHCNT